In Candidatus Contubernalis alkalaceticus, the following proteins share a genomic window:
- the glgA gene encoding glycogen synthase GlgA produces MKILHVAAEAVPFAKTGGLADVVGSLPKELIKQGFDVRVIMPKYRNIPSHLKEDIIFKRMISVPVGWKSQYCGIEETTHEGVTFYFIDNEYYFGREGLYGYWDEAERFSFFCRGVLESLPYLGLSPDIIHCHDWHAGLISLFLKTHFIDNPFYKNIRTVCTIHNLNYQGIYPKKVLYELLDLGDEFFTPEGVEFFGQVNFLKAGLVFSDCLTTVSRTYAQEIKSPFYGVKMEGILKKRSQDLYGIINGIDYEVYDPLTDPEVFFPFRRSLQKKQKNKLKLQELLNLPQNADIPMIALVSRLVEQKGLDLIIGVLDEILDMDVQLVVLGTGEYGYEKKLLEKSRLFSDKMSVNIMFADSLARKIYAGSDLFLMPSIFEPCGIGQLIALRYGSIPIVRETGGLKDTIQSYNEYTGEGNGFSFSNINAHDMLHTIRRAVYFYHQKKVWTKIITNATKVDYSWEKSAAEYVELYKKLVNPSKGKLDH; encoded by the coding sequence ATGAAAATTTTGCATGTTGCCGCGGAGGCGGTACCCTTTGCAAAAACAGGTGGTCTGGCTGATGTGGTAGGGTCTCTCCCCAAAGAATTAATAAAACAGGGTTTTGATGTCAGGGTAATTATGCCCAAATACAGAAATATTCCATCCCACTTGAAAGAGGATATTATATTTAAGAGAATGATTAGTGTTCCTGTAGGATGGAAGAGCCAGTATTGCGGAATAGAAGAGACAACCCATGAGGGGGTAACTTTTTATTTTATAGATAACGAATATTATTTTGGCAGGGAAGGGTTGTATGGGTACTGGGATGAGGCAGAACGGTTTTCCTTTTTTTGTAGAGGTGTTTTGGAGAGCCTTCCTTACTTGGGTTTATCTCCAGATATTATTCACTGTCATGATTGGCATGCGGGGTTAATCAGTCTTTTTTTAAAAACCCATTTTATCGATAATCCTTTTTATAAAAATATTCGTACTGTCTGCACCATACATAATTTAAACTATCAGGGGATTTACCCGAAAAAGGTATTATATGAGCTGTTGGATTTAGGAGATGAATTTTTTACTCCAGAGGGAGTAGAATTTTTTGGTCAAGTAAATTTTTTAAAAGCCGGTCTGGTATTTTCCGACTGTTTAACCACTGTAAGCAGAACTTATGCCCAGGAGATAAAAAGTCCATTCTATGGAGTAAAAATGGAGGGCATACTTAAAAAAAGGAGCCAGGATCTATACGGTATTATTAATGGAATAGATTATGAAGTCTATGATCCCTTGACTGACCCTGAAGTTTTTTTCCCTTTCCGCAGGTCACTTCAAAAAAAACAAAAAAACAAGTTAAAGCTCCAGGAATTATTAAACCTTCCTCAAAATGCCGACATACCGATGATTGCTTTAGTATCCCGATTAGTGGAGCAAAAGGGTTTGGACCTTATTATTGGAGTTCTAGATGAAATATTGGATATGGATGTTCAACTGGTAGTGCTAGGAACCGGGGAATATGGTTATGAAAAAAAATTACTGGAGAAGTCCCGTCTGTTTTCAGATAAAATGTCTGTAAATATTATGTTTGCTGATTCCTTAGCTCGTAAGATATATGCCGGGTCTGATTTGTTTCTTATGCCTTCTATTTTTGAGCCCTGTGGTATTGGACAGTTAATCGCTTTACGCTATGGATCTATACCGATAGTCAGGGAAACCGGGGGGTTAAAAGATACAATACAATCTTATAATGAATATACCGGGGAAGGTAATGGTTTTAGCTTTTCTAACATAAATGCCCATGACATGCTTCATACTATAAGGAGGGCAGTTTATTTTTATCACCAAAAGAAAGTTTGGACAAAGATTATAACAAATGCTACCAAAGTAGATTACAGCTGGGAAAAATCTGCCGCAGAGTATGTGGAACTGTATAAGAAACTGGTAAATCCATCCAAAGGCAAATTGGATCATTAA
- the glgD gene encoding glucose-1-phosphate adenylyltransferase subunit GlgD, whose translation MKNVMGIINVSRRDELLKELTSLRCIASVPFGGRYRLIDFVLSSMVNSGIYNVGVFTLNKYRSLMDHLGFGKEWDLNRKRDGLFILPPPINYPFGYYRGDMQNFYSHIDYFHRSKQEYVIIAGSNIVCNINFNQAFAVHQETKADITVFYKEIKNEEEEFAQCRRIEVDEYGRVTDIEDKTGRLKSKKVFIEMFIMKKTLFIDIIEESNKMEYSNLIRDGLIRNINRLNIFAFHYSGYLAIVNSVNNFFKHNMDLLKKDVWQELFYRPGLIYTKVKDEPPAKYMDQASAVNCLVANGCLIEGRIENSILSRGVKVRQGAYIKNSIVMQRNEVGKNAVIENAILDKEVYVSEGKELIGEKSQPLLIGKKIVP comes from the coding sequence ATGAAGAATGTAATGGGAATAATCAATGTCAGCAGAAGAGATGAACTATTAAAAGAACTTACTTCACTCAGGTGTATTGCTTCCGTTCCTTTTGGCGGCAGATACCGCCTGATTGATTTTGTGCTCTCCAGCATGGTGAATTCCGGTATTTATAATGTAGGAGTTTTCACTTTAAACAAATATCGTTCTTTAATGGACCATCTAGGGTTTGGTAAAGAGTGGGATTTAAACCGGAAGAGGGATGGGCTGTTCATCCTGCCGCCTCCCATTAACTATCCTTTTGGCTATTATCGGGGTGATATGCAGAATTTTTATAGTCATATTGACTATTTTCACCGGAGCAAGCAGGAATATGTAATTATTGCTGGGAGCAATATTGTCTGTAATATTAATTTTAACCAGGCTTTTGCTGTTCATCAAGAGACCAAAGCCGATATAACTGTTTTTTATAAAGAGATTAAAAATGAAGAAGAAGAGTTTGCCCAGTGCAGAAGAATTGAAGTGGATGAATATGGCAGGGTGACGGATATAGAAGATAAAACCGGCAGGTTGAAATCTAAAAAAGTTTTTATAGAAATGTTTATCATGAAAAAAACACTGTTTATCGATATTATTGAAGAGAGCAATAAAATGGAGTATTCTAACCTGATCAGAGATGGGTTGATTCGAAATATAAATCGATTGAATATATTTGCTTTTCATTATTCGGGTTATTTGGCCATCGTCAATTCTGTTAATAATTTTTTTAAACACAATATGGATCTGCTTAAGAAGGATGTTTGGCAGGAGTTATTTTATAGGCCTGGTTTAATTTATACAAAGGTCAAAGACGAACCCCCGGCTAAATATATGGATCAGGCCAGTGCAGTGAACTGCTTGGTTGCCAACGGCTGCTTGATTGAAGGCAGGATAGAAAATAGTATATTATCTCGGGGGGTAAAGGTTCGCCAGGGGGCTTATATCAAAAACAGTATCGTGATGCAGAGAAACGAAGTGGGGAAAAATGCTGTAATTGAAAACGCCATATTGGATAAAGAAGTGTATGTTTCGGAAGGAAAAGAACTAATCGGTGAGAAAAGTCAGCCGCTGCTAATTGGTAAAAAAATTGTACCCTAA
- a CDS encoding glucose-1-phosphate adenylyltransferase: protein MQKKCIAMLLAGGAGKRLGILTRDMAKPAVPFGGKYRIIDFTLSNCTNSGIYSVGVLTQYQPLILNAHIGIGIPWDFDRKNGGVSILPPYVLKGEKGKWYKGTANAIFQNIYFIERYNPEYVLVISGDHIYKMDYSLMLEYHQEKKADATIAVIEVPWEDAGRFGIMNTAEDGSILEFEEKPDKPKNNMASMGVYIFSWPVLKKYLHKDDDNSKSSNDFGKDIIPLMLRENCSMVAYPFNGYWKDVGTIESLWEANMDLLSENPELDLYDRDWRIYSVNPNRPPHFLGPNAHVHRSMVNEGGMVFGTVHQSVLFTGVYVGEGSDIKDSVIMSNVKIGNNVKIEKAIIGEGTTIKDNCRIVPDAKNPEIILLKGDITIPVNSVVKSTLVSLRDLQENGEEQSLA from the coding sequence ATGCAAAAAAAGTGTATTGCCATGCTTTTGGCAGGGGGCGCAGGAAAGAGATTGGGAATATTGACCAGGGATATGGCTAAACCCGCAGTACCCTTTGGCGGGAAATATCGTATTATTGATTTCACCCTCAGCAACTGTACCAACTCCGGTATTTACTCTGTAGGAGTACTAACCCAGTACCAGCCGTTAATACTCAATGCTCATATCGGCATCGGTATTCCTTGGGATTTTGACCGTAAGAATGGAGGGGTCAGCATTCTACCCCCTTATGTATTAAAGGGGGAAAAGGGTAAGTGGTACAAAGGAACAGCCAATGCAATTTTCCAAAATATATATTTTATTGAGAGATATAATCCGGAGTATGTGCTGGTGATTTCCGGAGATCATATCTACAAAATGGATTATTCCTTAATGCTTGAGTATCATCAGGAAAAAAAGGCGGATGCCACCATAGCTGTAATTGAAGTTCCTTGGGAAGATGCCGGCCGCTTTGGCATTATGAATACTGCAGAAGACGGCAGTATTTTAGAGTTTGAGGAAAAACCGGATAAACCCAAAAATAACATGGCTTCCATGGGGGTTTATATATTTAGCTGGCCGGTCTTAAAAAAGTATCTGCATAAGGATGATGATAATTCAAAGTCCAGCAATGATTTTGGAAAGGACATAATTCCTCTGATGCTGCGGGAAAACTGTTCCATGGTTGCCTATCCTTTCAATGGTTATTGGAAGGACGTTGGGACCATAGAAAGCCTTTGGGAAGCCAATATGGATTTGCTTTCCGAGAATCCAGAGTTGGATTTGTATGATCGGGATTGGAGAATTTATTCTGTGAACCCTAACCGGCCACCTCACTTTTTGGGACCCAATGCCCATGTTCACCGTTCTATGGTCAACGAAGGCGGTATGGTTTTTGGGACGGTCCATCAGTCTGTTTTATTTACGGGGGTGTATGTGGGTGAAGGTTCGGATATAAAAGATTCCGTGATTATGTCCAACGTTAAAATAGGTAATAATGTTAAAATAGAGAAGGCCATCATAGGAGAAGGCACTACTATAAAGGATAATTGTAGAATCGTCCCGGACGCTAAAAATCCTGAGATTATACTTCTTAAAGGGGATATCACCATACCTGTTAATTCTGTGGTAAAAAGTACTTTGGTCAGTTTGCGGGATTTACAGGAGAACGGAGAGGAGCAGAGCCTGGCATGA
- the glgB gene encoding 1,4-alpha-glucan branching protein GlgB has translation MPGNAPNDFDLYLFHEGNHFHIYRVLGAHPCQENGISGVRFSLWAPNAREVRLVGNFNNWQGHSHSMSKTQDSGIWSIFISGLGEGSLYKYEIYACDGEVLLKSDPFAVYSEKRPETASIVYSLQGYEWQDQQWQNRKSEPIYDRPMSIFEVHLGSWKIKEDGDFYTYRELAQELVDYVADMGFTHVELMPLAEHPYDGSWGYQATGYYSVTSRYGTPHDFMYFVDCCHQKGIGVILDWVPGHFCRDAHGLRRFDGSALFEYQDFLKGENFQWGTMNFDLGRPEVQSFLISNAIFWMEIFHIDGLRVDAVASMLYLDHAKELDQWTANQYGGRENLEAISFLRKLNEAVFRYFPHALMMAEESSDWPLVSAPTYLGGLGFNFKWNMGWMNDTLKYMELDSMNRKWHHDLLTFSFWYAFSENFILPLSHDEVVHLKNSLLQKMPGDYWQKFANLRLLYGYMMAHPGKKLLFMGGDIGQFIEWRYGTGLDWNILAYDMHRNLNLFLKDLNWFYRRENTLWENDYNQEGFEWIDPHDYSQSIISFIRKGKNKRDFMVIICNLTPKVYENYRVGVPEEGEYEEIFSSDLGIYGGTGQWVNENMNSMKQPYHNKPFSLEIKIPPLAVVFIKLRR, from the coding sequence ATGCCTGGGAATGCACCCAACGATTTTGACCTTTATCTTTTTCATGAGGGTAATCACTTTCACATCTATCGAGTGTTGGGAGCACATCCGTGCCAGGAAAATGGAATAAGTGGAGTAAGGTTTTCCTTATGGGCTCCTAATGCCAGGGAAGTGAGACTGGTGGGAAATTTTAATAACTGGCAGGGACATTCTCACTCCATGAGCAAGACTCAGGATTCCGGTATCTGGTCTATTTTTATTTCAGGATTGGGAGAAGGTTCGCTCTATAAATATGAGATATATGCCTGTGATGGAGAGGTGCTGTTAAAGTCCGACCCTTTTGCTGTTTATTCTGAGAAAAGGCCGGAGACCGCATCTATAGTATATTCACTTCAGGGATATGAATGGCAGGATCAACAATGGCAGAACAGGAAGAGTGAACCAATCTATGACCGCCCCATGTCCATCTTTGAAGTGCATCTGGGTTCATGGAAAATAAAAGAGGATGGAGATTTTTATACATACCGGGAACTGGCCCAGGAGCTGGTGGATTATGTGGCAGACATGGGTTTCACTCATGTGGAACTTATGCCCCTGGCGGAACATCCTTATGATGGTTCTTGGGGGTACCAGGCTACGGGTTATTATTCAGTAACCAGTCGATATGGTACTCCTCATGATTTTATGTATTTTGTAGATTGCTGTCATCAAAAGGGTATTGGGGTCATATTAGATTGGGTCCCTGGTCATTTTTGCCGGGATGCCCATGGGTTGAGAAGGTTTGATGGTTCAGCTCTTTTTGAATACCAGGATTTCTTGAAGGGTGAAAATTTCCAATGGGGAACTATGAATTTTGACCTGGGAAGGCCGGAGGTACAGAGTTTTCTGATATCTAACGCTATTTTCTGGATGGAAATCTTTCACATCGATGGGCTGAGAGTGGACGCCGTGGCCAGCATGCTCTATCTGGACCATGCTAAAGAGCTGGACCAGTGGACTGCTAATCAATATGGAGGCAGGGAGAATCTTGAAGCCATTAGTTTTCTCCGCAAGTTAAATGAAGCAGTTTTTCGATATTTCCCTCATGCCTTAATGATGGCGGAAGAGTCCTCCGATTGGCCTTTGGTGAGTGCTCCTACATATCTGGGGGGCCTGGGGTTCAATTTTAAGTGGAATATGGGTTGGATGAATGACACTCTAAAATACATGGAACTTGACTCTATGAACCGAAAATGGCATCATGACTTACTTACTTTTTCTTTCTGGTATGCTTTTTCTGAAAATTTTATTTTACCTCTTTCCCACGATGAAGTTGTCCACTTAAAGAATTCTCTGCTGCAAAAAATGCCTGGAGATTATTGGCAGAAATTTGCTAATTTGCGATTGTTGTACGGCTATATGATGGCACATCCGGGAAAAAAGCTTTTATTTATGGGTGGAGATATTGGACAGTTTATTGAATGGAGGTACGGAACCGGTCTAGACTGGAATATACTGGCTTACGATATGCACAGAAACCTCAACTTATTTTTAAAGGACCTGAACTGGTTTTATCGCAGGGAAAATACGTTGTGGGAAAATGACTACAATCAGGAAGGCTTTGAATGGATAGACCCCCATGATTACAGTCAAAGTATTATTTCTTTTATAAGAAAGGGTAAAAATAAAAGGGATTTTATGGTGATCATATGCAACTTAACTCCTAAAGTATATGAAAACTACCGGGTAGGGGTGCCTGAAGAGGGAGAATACGAAGAAATTTTTAGCAGCGATTTGGGTATTTATGGTGGAACCGGTCAGTGGGTGAACGAAAACATGAATTCTATGAAACAACCTTACCATAACAAACCATTCAGCCTGGAAATAAAAATTCCTCCTTTGGCAGTTGTCTTTATAAAACTCCGCCGGTAA
- a CDS encoding DUF362 domain-containing protein translates to MSRVAVLKVADYQEKSVKEAVSRGLMLLGLSENFFKEKNVLLKPNFLAPSPIERAVCSHPVVIGETAALILEMGGIVKVGDSPGLGSVFKVAGSCGADRVLENLQVPLVSFENPVEVKYPEGRLCINFPLARPVVETDILVSIARLKTHSLTRYTGAVKNLYGCIPGKDKAALHLRYNKIENFSRMLADLLGLIKPALSIVDAVVSMEGPGPRSGNPRKTGFMVMSEDAVAADVTACRLVGIDPEQVLHLKYAGEMGRGSNLINQLDLVGDPLSEIKVKGFKQASGSITSTGFMPPFVAGFLRKCFVPKLQIIPEKCCGCGVCAERCPAEVISMGKKAYIKQDGCIQCYCCQELCPHEAVELKRRFRVLK, encoded by the coding sequence TTGAGCCGAGTAGCCGTTTTAAAGGTAGCAGACTACCAAGAAAAAAGTGTAAAGGAAGCAGTAAGTAGGGGACTTATGTTGTTGGGCTTGAGCGAAAATTTTTTTAAAGAAAAAAATGTTTTATTAAAGCCTAACTTTTTGGCACCCTCCCCAATAGAAAGGGCCGTGTGCAGCCATCCCGTAGTTATTGGTGAGACGGCAGCTTTAATTTTAGAGATGGGTGGAATAGTCAAGGTAGGAGACAGCCCCGGCTTAGGTTCCGTTTTTAAGGTGGCCGGTTCATGTGGTGCAGACCGAGTTCTAGAAAATCTGCAGGTGCCCCTGGTTTCTTTTGAGAATCCTGTGGAGGTAAAGTATCCTGAAGGCAGGCTCTGTATAAACTTTCCCTTGGCCCGGCCGGTGGTGGAGACAGATATACTGGTCAGTATTGCCCGGCTTAAGACTCACAGCCTTACCCGGTACACCGGGGCGGTAAAAAATCTTTACGGCTGCATCCCGGGAAAGGATAAAGCTGCGCTGCATTTACGTTACAATAAAATAGAGAATTTCAGCAGAATGTTGGCAGATTTGTTGGGGCTGATTAAACCAGCACTTTCCATTGTGGATGCTGTTGTTTCAATGGAGGGTCCTGGGCCCCGCTCCGGGAATCCTCGAAAAACAGGCTTTATGGTGATGAGTGAAGATGCGGTAGCGGCAGACGTTACAGCCTGCCGCCTGGTGGGGATAGATCCTGAACAGGTGCTGCATTTGAAATATGCCGGAGAAATGGGCCGTGGTTCAAATTTAATAAATCAACTGGATTTGGTGGGAGATCCCTTGAGTGAAATTAAGGTAAAGGGTTTTAAACAGGCTTCTGGTTCAATTACGTCTACAGGGTTTATGCCTCCTTTTGTAGCGGGATTTTTAAGGAAATGTTTTGTTCCTAAACTTCAGATAATACCTGAAAAATGCTGCGGATGCGGGGTTTGTGCTGAACGCTGTCCTGCCGAAGTCATAAGTATGGGAAAGAAAGCATATATAAAGCAGGACGGCTGTATTCAGTGTTACTGCTGTCAAGAACTCTGCCCTCATGAGGCGGTGGAACTAAAGAGACGTTTTCGTGTTTTAAAATAG
- a CDS encoding ABC transporter substrate-binding protein: MKKIISLLLCLLILTAAASVLVGCQDQSLTRVRLNEVTHSVFYAPLYAAINQGYFEQEGINLELTTGQGADKVMTAMLSGQADVGFMGPEATIYVYNQGQEDYAVNFAQLTKRDGSFLVAREPDPDFDWDKVKGKTIIGGRQGGMPLMTLEYVLKNKGITPGEDVDVLTNIQFALMAGAFTGGTGDFVTLFEPVAAALELEGSGFVVASVGEESGEIPYTVFSARKSFIEENPDIIQRFTNAIYLGQRWVENSTPEEIALVISPSFPDVNEEILTAVATRYKDIDAWAYSPIFTEESFERLQDVMETAGELDKRAPFEKLVSNIYAEKAIEKVK, from the coding sequence ATGAAAAAAATTATTAGTTTACTGTTATGTCTTCTGATTTTAACGGCAGCAGCATCTGTACTGGTTGGATGCCAAGACCAATCTCTGACCCGGGTAAGACTAAATGAAGTTACCCATTCCGTTTTCTACGCCCCATTATATGCAGCCATAAACCAGGGATACTTTGAACAGGAGGGCATAAACCTGGAATTAACCACAGGTCAAGGGGCTGATAAGGTAATGACCGCTATGCTCTCCGGTCAAGCGGATGTTGGATTTATGGGGCCTGAAGCTACTATCTACGTTTATAACCAGGGACAGGAGGATTATGCCGTCAACTTTGCACAGTTAACCAAGAGGGACGGTTCCTTCCTGGTAGCCCGGGAACCAGACCCAGACTTTGACTGGGATAAGGTGAAAGGCAAAACCATTATAGGGGGCCGACAAGGGGGAATGCCCCTGATGACCCTGGAATATGTACTTAAGAATAAAGGGATTACCCCTGGAGAAGATGTTGATGTTCTAACCAACATACAATTCGCCTTGATGGCTGGAGCCTTTACCGGCGGGACCGGTGATTTTGTGACTTTGTTTGAACCGGTAGCTGCCGCTTTAGAATTGGAGGGTTCAGGGTTCGTGGTTGCCTCCGTAGGAGAAGAGAGCGGAGAAATACCCTATACAGTATTTTCCGCCCGAAAAAGCTTCATAGAAGAAAATCCGGATATTATCCAGCGTTTTACCAACGCCATCTACCTGGGACAGCGATGGGTAGAAAACAGCACACCAGAAGAAATCGCCCTGGTCATCAGCCCTTCATTCCCTGACGTAAATGAAGAAATTCTGACAGCGGTAGCTACACGCTACAAAGATATTGATGCCTGGGCATATAGTCCCATTTTTACCGAAGAATCCTTTGAACGGCTGCAGGATGTCATGGAAACCGCCGGAGAATTAGACAAAAGAGCTCCTTTTGAAAAGCTAGTCTCAAATATATATGCGGAAAAAGCCATTGAAAAAGTAAAATAA
- a CDS encoding ABC transporter ATP-binding protein: MRAEPLVEIKNISLNYHSDEGEIAALKNLSLEIFPGEFVSIVGPSGCGKSTLLNIVAGLILPTNGKVFLKNKEVKGPSSLVGYMPQSDQLFEWRTIWKNVLLGLEVQHKINSQTEAFAQKLLKNYGLLNFKDSFPRQLSGGMRQRVALIRTLAVNPEILLLDEAFSALDYQTRLVVSDEVKQIIKKEKKTTILVTHDIAEAISMADKVIVLTQRPAGIKSKHSITLSCEENTPLKCRKAPEFSYYFNTIWKELEMHVR; the protein is encoded by the coding sequence ATGAGGGCAGAACCCCTGGTAGAAATAAAGAATATATCTCTAAATTATCACAGCGATGAAGGTGAAATTGCTGCCCTTAAAAACCTCTCCCTGGAAATTTTTCCGGGAGAATTTGTGAGCATAGTGGGCCCCAGCGGCTGTGGAAAGTCTACCCTGCTCAATATCGTAGCCGGCCTTATTCTGCCCACCAACGGAAAAGTTTTTTTGAAAAACAAAGAGGTAAAAGGACCCAGTTCCTTGGTAGGATACATGCCCCAAAGCGACCAGCTGTTTGAATGGCGAACCATATGGAAAAACGTGCTGTTGGGTTTAGAAGTACAGCACAAAATAAACAGCCAAACTGAAGCTTTCGCCCAAAAACTGCTGAAAAATTACGGTCTATTGAACTTTAAGGATAGTTTCCCCCGCCAGCTTTCAGGAGGCATGAGACAAAGAGTTGCTCTAATTCGTACTCTAGCCGTTAACCCGGAGATCCTTCTTTTAGACGAAGCTTTTTCCGCCCTGGATTATCAGACCAGACTGGTTGTATCCGATGAAGTGAAACAAATTATAAAAAAAGAAAAGAAAACTACAATATTGGTAACCCACGATATTGCCGAAGCCATTAGTATGGCTGATAAGGTAATCGTCCTGACCCAAAGGCCTGCAGGCATTAAAAGCAAACATTCCATAACACTTTCCTGTGAAGAGAATACCCCATTGAAATGCCGAAAAGCCCCGGAATTCAGTTATTATTTTAACACCATCTGGAAGGAGTTGGAGATGCATGTCAGGTAA
- a CDS encoding ABC transporter permease, translating to MSGNISHSSITKEHQAYLRSKKIYKARVLFAQIFLLTAFIFLWELAANFRWIDPFITSQPSRIIRTLSSLHGEGVLYYHIAVTVFETVVGFVLGTIIGTAMAMVLWWSDFISKVLDPYLVILNSLPKIALGPILIVWIGNGIPAIITMALLISVVVTVLGVYTGFSQVDPHKIRLLKTFGAAKWQVFQKVIFPASVPTIVSALKINVGLSWVGVIVGEFLVSRAGLGYLIVYGGQVFRLDLVMTSVIILSAAAAVMYQGVVLLERIIVKWQ from the coding sequence ATGTCAGGTAATATTTCCCATTCGTCCATAACCAAAGAACACCAGGCTTATCTGCGCTCTAAAAAAATTTATAAAGCCCGGGTGTTATTTGCTCAAATTTTTTTATTGACAGCCTTTATATTTCTTTGGGAGTTAGCAGCCAACTTCAGATGGATAGACCCCTTTATTACCAGTCAACCCTCTCGAATTATCAGGACCCTCTCTTCGCTGCACGGTGAAGGAGTATTATATTATCACATCGCAGTTACTGTTTTCGAAACTGTAGTAGGATTTGTCCTGGGGACCATTATAGGAACTGCTATGGCCATGGTTCTTTGGTGGTCAGACTTTATTTCAAAAGTCCTGGACCCTTACCTGGTGATATTGAACAGCCTGCCTAAAATTGCCCTGGGCCCCATTTTAATCGTCTGGATCGGAAACGGAATCCCGGCAATTATTACCATGGCCCTTTTGATCTCTGTAGTCGTAACGGTTCTAGGTGTTTACACCGGGTTCTCCCAGGTAGACCCCCACAAAATAAGGCTGCTAAAAACCTTTGGTGCTGCCAAGTGGCAGGTATTTCAAAAGGTAATCTTTCCCGCCAGTGTACCAACAATCGTATCAGCCTTAAAAATAAACGTCGGCCTTTCCTGGGTGGGTGTCATTGTGGGTGAATTCTTAGTATCCAGGGCGGGTCTGGGCTATTTAATTGTTTACGGTGGTCAGGTATTTCGACTGGACTTAGTTATGACCAGCGTAATCATTTTATCTGCAGCCGCAGCAGTGATGTACCAAGGAGTAGTGCTGTTAGAAAGGATCATTGTTAAATGGCAGTAG